In Eriocheir sinensis breed Jianghai 21 chromosome 3, ASM2467909v1, whole genome shotgun sequence, a genomic segment contains:
- the LOC127003553 gene encoding titin-like isoform X24: MKVVRKVVPAMRPMRVVRKVVPVMRPMRVVRKVVPVMRPMRVVRKVVPAVRPMKVVRKVVPVMRPMRVVRKVVPAVRPMKVVRKVVPVMRPMKVVRKGVPSVRQGKVFVVHRVVEYVTPSVVTKRFPVVTQKKVLAKVPPTVTEGNIPVVTEKKVTENLIPSVTEGKVPVVTTEKVAEQAAPSATEEIVSVPKEQENVPVMTEKEVENLIPSVTEGKVPVVPQQEIVDKVAPSATEEIVSVPKMQENVPVVTEEKAENLIPSVTEGKVPVATTEKVAEQAAPSATEEIVSVPKMQENVSVVTEEKAENLIPSVTEGKVPVATTEKVAEQAAPSATEEIVSVPKMQENVPVVTEEKAENLIPSVTEGKVPVATTEKVAEQAAPSATEEIVSVPKMQENVPVVTEEKAENLIPSVTEGKVPVATTEKVAEQAAPSATEEIVSVPKMQENVPVVTEEKAENLIPSVTEGKVPVATTEKVAEQAAPSATEEIVSVPKMQENVPVVTEEKAENLIPSVTEGKVPVATTEKVAEQAAPSATEEIVSVPKMQENVPVVTEEKAENLIPSVTEGKVPVVPQQEIVDKVAPSATEEKVPVVVKEKVIEQAAPQERVIEKVPPAATEEKVPVAVKEKVSEQAAPSGTEEIVTVPKEQEQVPVVTEEKVVE, from the exons atgaaggtcgttagaaaggtagtccctgctaTGAGGCCAATGagggtcgttagaaag gtagtccctgttATGAGGCCAATGagggtcgttagaaag gtagtccctgttATGAGGCCAATGagggtcgttagaaaggtagtccctgctgtgaggccaatgaaggtcgttagaaaggtagtccctgttATGAGGCCAATGagggtcgttagaaaggtagtccctgctgtgaggccaatgaaggtcgttagaaaggtagtccctgttatgaggccaatgaaggtcgttagaaaggGTGTGCCCTCGGTGAGACAAGGAAAAGTCTTCGTTGTGCATCGAGTTGTTGAATACGTCACCCCTTCGGTGGTAACAAAAAGATTCCCCGTTGTGACACAGAAGAAGGTTCTTGCAAAGGTTCCCCCTACGGTGACAGAAGGAAACATCCCCGTTGTTACAGAAAAGAAAGTTACTGAGAATCTTATCCCCtctgtgacagaaggaaaagtgcCGGTTGTGACAACTGAGAAGGTTGctgagcaggctgccccttcggcaACAGAAGAGATCGTCAGTGTCCCCAAGGAGCAAGAAAATGTCCCTGTCATGACAGAAAAAGAGGTTGAGAATCTTATCCCCtctgtgacagaaggaaaagtaccggtagtccctcaacaggagaTTGTTGACAAGGTTGCCCCTTCGGCGACAGAAGAGATCGTCAGTGTCCCCAAGATGCAAGAAAATGTCCCTGTCGTAAcagaagaaaaggctgagaatcttatcccctctgtgacagaaggaaaagttccgGTTGCGACAACAGAGAAGGTTGctgagcaggctgccccttcggcaACAGAAGAGATCGTCAGTGTCCCCAAGATGCAAGAAAATGTCTCTGTCGTAAcagaagaaaaggctgagaatcttatcccctctgtgacagaaggaaaagttccgGTTGCGACAACAGAGAAGGTTGctgagcaggctgccccttcggcaACAGAAGAGATCGTCAGTGTCCCCAAGATGCAAGAAAATGTCCCTGTCGTAAcagaagaaaaggctgagaatcttatcccctctgtgacagaaggaaaagttccgGTTGCGACAACAGAGAAGGTTGctgagcaggctgccccttcggcgACAGAAGAGATCGTCAGTGTCCCCAAGATGCAAGAAAATGTCCCTGTCGTAAcagaagaaaaggctgagaatcttatcccctctgtgacagaaggaaaagttccgGTTGCGACAACAGAGAAG GTTGctgagcaggctgccccttcggcaACAGAAGAGATCGTCAGTGTCCCCAAGATGCAAGAAAATGTCCCTGTCGTAAcagaagaaaaggctgagaatcttatcccctctgtgacagaaggaaaagttccgGTTGCGACAACAGAGAAGGTTGctgagcaggctgccccttcggcaACAGAAGAGATCGTCAGTGTCCCCAAGATGCAAGAAAATGTCCCTGTCGTAAcagaagaaaaggctgagaatcttatcccctctgtgacagaaggaaaagttccgGTTGCGACAACAGAGAAGGTTGctgagcaggctgccccttcggcaACAGAAGAGATCGTCAGTGTCCCCAAGATGCAAGAAAATGTCCCTGTCGTAAcagaagaaaaggctgagaatcttatcccctctgtgacagaaggaaaagtgccggtagtccctcaacaggagaTTGTTGACAAGGTTGCCCCTTcggcgacagaagaaaaagttcctgttgtggtAAAAGAGAAAGtcattgaacaggctgccccacaagaaagggttattgaaaaggTTCCCCCTGcggcgacagaagaaaaagttcctgtcgCGGTCAAAGAGAAAGTTAGTGAACAGGCAGCCCCTTCGGggacagaagagattgtcactgttcccaaagagcaagaacaagtccctgttgtaacagaggaaaaggtcgTTGAATAG
- the LOC127003553 gene encoding titin-like isoform X9, which translates to MKVVRKVVPAMRPMRVVRKVVPVMRPMRVVRKVVPAVRPMKVVRKVVPVMRPMKVVRKVVPVMRPMRVVRKVVPAVRPMKVVRKVVPVMRPMRVVRKVVPAVRPMKVVRKVVPVMRPMKVVRKGVPSVRQGKVFVVHRVVEYVTPSVVTKRFPVVTQKKVLAKVPPTVTEGNIPVVTEKKVTENLIPSVTEGKVPVVTTEKVAEQAAPSATEEIVSVPKEQENVPVMTEKEVENLIPSVTEGKVPVVPQQEIVDKVAPSATEEIVSVPKMQENVPVVTEEKAENLIPSVTEGKVPVATTEKVAEQAAPSATEEIVSVPKMQENVSVVTEEKAENLIPSVTEGKVPVATTEKVAEQAAPSATEEIVSVPKMQENVPVVTEEKAENLIPSVTEGKVPVATTEKVAEQAAPSATEEIVSVPKMQENVPVVTEEKAENLIPSVTEGKVPVATTEKVAEQAAPSATEEIVSVPKMQENVPVVTEEKAENLIPSVTEGKVPVATTEKVAEQAAPSATEEIVSVPKMQENVPVVTEEKAENLIPSVTEGKVPVATTEKVAEQAAPSATEEIVSVPKMQENVPVVTEEKAENLIPSVTEGKVPVVPQQEIVDKVAPSATEEKVPVVVKEKVIEQAAPQERVIEKVPPAATEEKVPVAVKEKVSEQAAPSGTEEIVTVPKEQEQVPVVTEEKVVE; encoded by the exons atgaaggtcgttagaaaggtagtccctgctaTGAGGCCAATGagggtcgttagaaag gtagtccctgttATGAGGCCAATGagggtcgttagaaaggtagtccctgctgtgaggccaatgaaggtcgttagaaaggtagtccctgttatgaggccaatgaaggtcgttagaaaggtagtccctgttATGAGGCCAATGagggtcgttagaaaggtagtccctgctgtgaggccaatgaaggtcgttagaaaggtagtccctgttATGAGGCCAATGagggtcgttagaaaggtagtccctgctgtgaggccaatgaaggtcgttagaaaggtagtccctgttatgaggccaatgaaggtcgttagaaaggGTGTGCCCTCGGTGAGACAAGGAAAAGTCTTCGTTGTGCATCGAGTTGTTGAATACGTCACCCCTTCGGTGGTAACAAAAAGATTCCCCGTTGTGACACAGAAGAAGGTTCTTGCAAAGGTTCCCCCTACGGTGACAGAAGGAAACATCCCCGTTGTTACAGAAAAGAAAGTTACTGAGAATCTTATCCCCtctgtgacagaaggaaaagtgcCGGTTGTGACAACTGAGAAGGTTGctgagcaggctgccccttcggcaACAGAAGAGATCGTCAGTGTCCCCAAGGAGCAAGAAAATGTCCCTGTCATGACAGAAAAAGAGGTTGAGAATCTTATCCCCtctgtgacagaaggaaaagtaccggtagtccctcaacaggagaTTGTTGACAAGGTTGCCCCTTCGGCGACAGAAGAGATCGTCAGTGTCCCCAAGATGCAAGAAAATGTCCCTGTCGTAAcagaagaaaaggctgagaatcttatcccctctgtgacagaaggaaaagttccgGTTGCGACAACAGAGAAGGTTGctgagcaggctgccccttcggcaACAGAAGAGATCGTCAGTGTCCCCAAGATGCAAGAAAATGTCTCTGTCGTAAcagaagaaaaggctgagaatcttatcccctctgtgacagaaggaaaagttccgGTTGCGACAACAGAGAAGGTTGctgagcaggctgccccttcggcaACAGAAGAGATCGTCAGTGTCCCCAAGATGCAAGAAAATGTCCCTGTCGTAAcagaagaaaaggctgagaatcttatcccctctgtgacagaaggaaaagttccgGTTGCGACAACAGAGAAGGTTGctgagcaggctgccccttcggcgACAGAAGAGATCGTCAGTGTCCCCAAGATGCAAGAAAATGTCCCTGTCGTAAcagaagaaaaggctgagaatcttatcccctctgtgacagaaggaaaagttccgGTTGCGACAACAGAGAAG GTTGctgagcaggctgccccttcggcaACAGAAGAGATCGTCAGTGTCCCCAAGATGCAAGAAAATGTCCCTGTCGTAAcagaagaaaaggctgagaatcttatcccctctgtgacagaaggaaaagttccgGTTGCGACAACAGAGAAGGTTGctgagcaggctgccccttcggcaACAGAAGAGATCGTCAGTGTCCCCAAGATGCAAGAAAATGTCCCTGTCGTAAcagaagaaaaggctgagaatcttatcccctctgtgacagaaggaaaagttccgGTTGCGACAACAGAGAAGGTTGctgagcaggctgccccttcggcaACAGAAGAGATCGTCAGTGTCCCCAAGATGCAAGAAAATGTCCCTGTCGTAAcagaagaaaaggctgagaatcttatcccctctgtgacagaaggaaaagtgccggtagtccctcaacaggagaTTGTTGACAAGGTTGCCCCTTcggcgacagaagaaaaagttcctgttgtggtAAAAGAGAAAGtcattgaacaggctgccccacaagaaagggttattgaaaaggTTCCCCCTGcggcgacagaagaaaaagttcctgtcgCGGTCAAAGAGAAAGTTAGTGAACAGGCAGCCCCTTCGGggacagaagagattgtcactgttcccaaagagcaagaacaagtccctgttgtaacagaggaaaaggtcgTTGAATAG
- the LOC127003553 gene encoding titin-like isoform X14 codes for MKVVRKVVPAMRPMRVVRKVVPVMRPMRVVRKVVPVMRPMRVVRKVVPVMRPMRVVRKVVPAVRPMKVVRKVVPVMRPMRVVRKVVPAVRPMKVVRKVVPVMRPMKVVRKGVPSVRQGKVFVVHRVVEYVTPSVVTKRFPVVTQKKVLAKVPPTVTEGNIPVVTEKKVTENLIPSVTEGKVPVVTTEKVAEQAAPSATEEIVSVPKEQENVPVMTEKEVENLIPSVTEGKVPVVPQQEIVDKVAPSATEEIVSVPKMQENVPVVTEEKAENLIPSVTEGKVPVATTEKVAEQAAPSATEEIVSVPKMQENVSVVTEEKAENLIPSVTEGKVPVATTEKVAEQAAPSATEEIVSVPKMQENVPVVTEEKAENLIPSVTEGKVPVATTEKVAEQAAPSATEEIVSVPKMQENVPVVTEEKAENLIPSVTEGKVPVATTEKVAEQAAPSATEEIVSVPKMQENVPVVTEEKAENLIPSVTEGKVPVATTEKVAEQAAPSATEEIVSVPKMQENVPVVTEEKAENLIPSVTEGKVPVATTEKVAEQAAPSATEEIVSVPKMQENVPVVTEEKAENLIPSVTEGKVPVVPQQEIVDKVAPSATEEKVPVVVKEKVIEQAAPQERVIEKVPPAATEEKVPVAVKEKVSEQAAPSGTEEIVTVPKEQEQVPVVTEEKVVE; via the exons atgaaggtcgttagaaaggtagtccctgctaTGAGGCCAATGagggtcgttagaaag gtagtccctgttATGAGGCCAATGagggtcgttagaaaggtagtccctgttATGAGGCCAATGagggtcgttagaaag gtagtccctgttATGAGGCCAATGagggtcgttagaaaggtagtccctgctgtgaggccaatgaaggtcgttagaaaggtagtccctgttATGAGGCCAATGagggtcgttagaaaggtagtccctgctgtgaggccaatgaaggtcgttagaaaggtagtccctgttatgaggccaatgaaggtcgttagaaaggGTGTGCCCTCGGTGAGACAAGGAAAAGTCTTCGTTGTGCATCGAGTTGTTGAATACGTCACCCCTTCGGTGGTAACAAAAAGATTCCCCGTTGTGACACAGAAGAAGGTTCTTGCAAAGGTTCCCCCTACGGTGACAGAAGGAAACATCCCCGTTGTTACAGAAAAGAAAGTTACTGAGAATCTTATCCCCtctgtgacagaaggaaaagtgcCGGTTGTGACAACTGAGAAGGTTGctgagcaggctgccccttcggcaACAGAAGAGATCGTCAGTGTCCCCAAGGAGCAAGAAAATGTCCCTGTCATGACAGAAAAAGAGGTTGAGAATCTTATCCCCtctgtgacagaaggaaaagtaccggtagtccctcaacaggagaTTGTTGACAAGGTTGCCCCTTCGGCGACAGAAGAGATCGTCAGTGTCCCCAAGATGCAAGAAAATGTCCCTGTCGTAAcagaagaaaaggctgagaatcttatcccctctgtgacagaaggaaaagttccgGTTGCGACAACAGAGAAGGTTGctgagcaggctgccccttcggcaACAGAAGAGATCGTCAGTGTCCCCAAGATGCAAGAAAATGTCTCTGTCGTAAcagaagaaaaggctgagaatcttatcccctctgtgacagaaggaaaagttccgGTTGCGACAACAGAGAAGGTTGctgagcaggctgccccttcggcaACAGAAGAGATCGTCAGTGTCCCCAAGATGCAAGAAAATGTCCCTGTCGTAAcagaagaaaaggctgagaatcttatcccctctgtgacagaaggaaaagttccgGTTGCGACAACAGAGAAGGTTGctgagcaggctgccccttcggcgACAGAAGAGATCGTCAGTGTCCCCAAGATGCAAGAAAATGTCCCTGTCGTAAcagaagaaaaggctgagaatcttatcccctctgtgacagaaggaaaagttccgGTTGCGACAACAGAGAAG GTTGctgagcaggctgccccttcggcaACAGAAGAGATCGTCAGTGTCCCCAAGATGCAAGAAAATGTCCCTGTCGTAAcagaagaaaaggctgagaatcttatcccctctgtgacagaaggaaaagttccgGTTGCGACAACAGAGAAGGTTGctgagcaggctgccccttcggcaACAGAAGAGATCGTCAGTGTCCCCAAGATGCAAGAAAATGTCCCTGTCGTAAcagaagaaaaggctgagaatcttatcccctctgtgacagaaggaaaagttccgGTTGCGACAACAGAGAAGGTTGctgagcaggctgccccttcggcaACAGAAGAGATCGTCAGTGTCCCCAAGATGCAAGAAAATGTCCCTGTCGTAAcagaagaaaaggctgagaatcttatcccctctgtgacagaaggaaaagtgccggtagtccctcaacaggagaTTGTTGACAAGGTTGCCCCTTcggcgacagaagaaaaagttcctgttgtggtAAAAGAGAAAGtcattgaacaggctgccccacaagaaagggttattgaaaaggTTCCCCCTGcggcgacagaagaaaaagttcctgtcgCGGTCAAAGAGAAAGTTAGTGAACAGGCAGCCCCTTCGGggacagaagagattgtcactgttcccaaagagcaagaacaagtccctgttgtaacagaggaaaaggtcgTTGAATAG
- the LOC127003553 gene encoding titin-like isoform X5, which produces MKVVRKVVPAMRPMRVVRKVVPVMRPMRVVRKVVPVMRPMRVVRKVVPAVRPMKVVRKVVPVMRPMKVVRKVVPVMRPMRVVRKVVPAVRPMKVVRKVVPVMRPMRVVRKVVPAVRPMKVVRKVVPVMRPMKVVRKGVPSVRQGKVFVVHRVVEYVTPSVVTKRFPVVTQKKVLAKVPPTVTEGNIPVVTEKKVTENLIPSVTEGKVPVVTTEKVAEQAAPSATEEIVSVPKEQENVPVMTEKEVENLIPSVTEGKVPVVPQQEIVDKVAPSATEEIVSVPKMQENVPVVTEEKAENLIPSVTEGKVPVATTEKVAEQAAPSATEEIVSVPKMQENVSVVTEEKAENLIPSVTEGKVPVATTEKVAEQAAPSATEEIVSVPKMQENVPVVTEEKAENLIPSVTEGKVPVATTEKVAEQAAPSATEEIVSVPKMQENVPVVTEEKAENLIPSVTEGKVPVATTEKVAEQAAPSATEEIVSVPKMQENVPVVTEEKAENLIPSVTEGKVPVATTEKVAEQAAPSATEEIVSVPKMQENVPVVTEEKAENLIPSVTEGKVPVATTEKVAEQAAPSATEEIVSVPKMQENVPVVTEEKAENLIPSVTEGKVPVVPQQEIVDKVAPSATEEKVPVVVKEKVIEQAAPQERVIEKVPPAATEEKVPVAVKEKVSEQAAPSGTEEIVTVPKEQEQVPVVTEEKVVE; this is translated from the exons atgaaggtcgttagaaaggtagtccctgctaTGAGGCCAATGagggtcgttagaaag gtagtccctgttATGAGGCCAATGagggtcgttagaaaggtagtccctgttATGAGGCCAATGagggtcgttagaaaggtagtccctgctgtgaggccaatgaaggtcgttagaaaggtagtccctgttatgaggccaatgaaggtcgttagaaaggtagtccctgttATGAGGCCAATGagggtcgttagaaaggtagtccctgctgtgaggccaatgaaggtcgttagaaaggtagtccctgttATGAGGCCAATGagggtcgttagaaaggtagtccctgctgtgaggccaatgaaggtcgttagaaaggtagtccctgttatgaggccaatgaaggtcgttagaaaggGTGTGCCCTCGGTGAGACAAGGAAAAGTCTTCGTTGTGCATCGAGTTGTTGAATACGTCACCCCTTCGGTGGTAACAAAAAGATTCCCCGTTGTGACACAGAAGAAGGTTCTTGCAAAGGTTCCCCCTACGGTGACAGAAGGAAACATCCCCGTTGTTACAGAAAAGAAAGTTACTGAGAATCTTATCCCCtctgtgacagaaggaaaagtgcCGGTTGTGACAACTGAGAAGGTTGctgagcaggctgccccttcggcaACAGAAGAGATCGTCAGTGTCCCCAAGGAGCAAGAAAATGTCCCTGTCATGACAGAAAAAGAGGTTGAGAATCTTATCCCCtctgtgacagaaggaaaagtaccggtagtccctcaacaggagaTTGTTGACAAGGTTGCCCCTTCGGCGACAGAAGAGATCGTCAGTGTCCCCAAGATGCAAGAAAATGTCCCTGTCGTAAcagaagaaaaggctgagaatcttatcccctctgtgacagaaggaaaagttccgGTTGCGACAACAGAGAAGGTTGctgagcaggctgccccttcggcaACAGAAGAGATCGTCAGTGTCCCCAAGATGCAAGAAAATGTCTCTGTCGTAAcagaagaaaaggctgagaatcttatcccctctgtgacagaaggaaaagttccgGTTGCGACAACAGAGAAGGTTGctgagcaggctgccccttcggcaACAGAAGAGATCGTCAGTGTCCCCAAGATGCAAGAAAATGTCCCTGTCGTAAcagaagaaaaggctgagaatcttatcccctctgtgacagaaggaaaagttccgGTTGCGACAACAGAGAAGGTTGctgagcaggctgccccttcggcgACAGAAGAGATCGTCAGTGTCCCCAAGATGCAAGAAAATGTCCCTGTCGTAAcagaagaaaaggctgagaatcttatcccctctgtgacagaaggaaaagttccgGTTGCGACAACAGAGAAG GTTGctgagcaggctgccccttcggcaACAGAAGAGATCGTCAGTGTCCCCAAGATGCAAGAAAATGTCCCTGTCGTAAcagaagaaaaggctgagaatcttatcccctctgtgacagaaggaaaagttccgGTTGCGACAACAGAGAAGGTTGctgagcaggctgccccttcggcaACAGAAGAGATCGTCAGTGTCCCCAAGATGCAAGAAAATGTCCCTGTCGTAAcagaagaaaaggctgagaatcttatcccctctgtgacagaaggaaaagttccgGTTGCGACAACAGAGAAGGTTGctgagcaggctgccccttcggcaACAGAAGAGATCGTCAGTGTCCCCAAGATGCAAGAAAATGTCCCTGTCGTAAcagaagaaaaggctgagaatcttatcccctctgtgacagaaggaaaagtgccggtagtccctcaacaggagaTTGTTGACAAGGTTGCCCCTTcggcgacagaagaaaaagttcctgttgtggtAAAAGAGAAAGtcattgaacaggctgccccacaagaaagggttattgaaaaggTTCCCCCTGcggcgacagaagaaaaagttcctgtcgCGGTCAAAGAGAAAGTTAGTGAACAGGCAGCCCCTTCGGggacagaagagattgtcactgttcccaaagagcaagaacaagtccctgttgtaacagaggaaaaggtcgTTGAATAG
- the LOC127003553 gene encoding titin-like isoform X1, translating into MKVVRKVVPAMRPMRVVRKVVPVMRPMRVVRKVVPVMRPMRVVRKVVPVMRPMRVVRKVVPAVRPMKVVRKVVPVMRPMKVVRKVVPVMRPMRVVRKVVPAVRPMKVVRKVVPVMRPMRVVRKVVPAVRPMKVVRKVVPVMRPMKVVRKGVPSVRQGKVFVVHRVVEYVTPSVVTKRFPVVTQKKVLAKVPPTVTEGNIPVVTEKKVTENLIPSVTEGKVPVVTTEKVAEQAAPSATEEIVSVPKEQENVPVMTEKEVENLIPSVTEGKVPVVPQQEIVDKVAPSATEEIVSVPKMQENVPVVTEEKAENLIPSVTEGKVPVATTEKVAEQAAPSATEEIVSVPKMQENVSVVTEEKAENLIPSVTEGKVPVATTEKVAEQAAPSATEEIVSVPKMQENVPVVTEEKAENLIPSVTEGKVPVATTEKVAEQAAPSATEEIVSVPKMQENVPVVTEEKAENLIPSVTEGKVPVATTEKVAEQAAPSATEEIVSVPKMQENVPVVTEEKAENLIPSVTEGKVPVATTEKVAEQAAPSATEEIVSVPKMQENVPVVTEEKAENLIPSVTEGKVPVATTEKVAEQAAPSATEEIVSVPKMQENVPVVTEEKAENLIPSVTEGKVPVVPQQEIVDKVAPSATEEKVPVVVKEKVIEQAAPQERVIEKVPPAATEEKVPVAVKEKVSEQAAPSGTEEIVTVPKEQEQVPVVTEEKVVE; encoded by the exons atgaaggtcgttagaaaggtagtccctgctaTGAGGCCAATGagggtcgttagaaag gtagtccctgttATGAGGCCAATGagggtcgttagaaaggtagtccctgttATGAGGCCAATGagggtcgttagaaaggtagtccctgttATGAGGCCAATGagggtcgttagaaaggtagtccctgctgtgaggccaatgaaggtcgttagaaaggtagtccctgttatgaggccaatgaaggtcgttagaaaggtagtccctgttATGAGGCCAATGagggtcgttagaaaggtagtccctgctgtgaggccaatgaaggtcgttagaaaggtagtccctgttATGAGGCCAATGagggtcgttagaaaggtagtccctgctgtgaggccaatgaaggtcgttagaaaggtagtccctgttatgaggccaatgaaggtcgttagaaaggGTGTGCCCTCGGTGAGACAAGGAAAAGTCTTCGTTGTGCATCGAGTTGTTGAATACGTCACCCCTTCGGTGGTAACAAAAAGATTCCCCGTTGTGACACAGAAGAAGGTTCTTGCAAAGGTTCCCCCTACGGTGACAGAAGGAAACATCCCCGTTGTTACAGAAAAGAAAGTTACTGAGAATCTTATCCCCtctgtgacagaaggaaaagtgcCGGTTGTGACAACTGAGAAGGTTGctgagcaggctgccccttcggcaACAGAAGAGATCGTCAGTGTCCCCAAGGAGCAAGAAAATGTCCCTGTCATGACAGAAAAAGAGGTTGAGAATCTTATCCCCtctgtgacagaaggaaaagtaccggtagtccctcaacaggagaTTGTTGACAAGGTTGCCCCTTCGGCGACAGAAGAGATCGTCAGTGTCCCCAAGATGCAAGAAAATGTCCCTGTCGTAAcagaagaaaaggctgagaatcttatcccctctgtgacagaaggaaaagttccgGTTGCGACAACAGAGAAGGTTGctgagcaggctgccccttcggcaACAGAAGAGATCGTCAGTGTCCCCAAGATGCAAGAAAATGTCTCTGTCGTAAcagaagaaaaggctgagaatcttatcccctctgtgacagaaggaaaagttccgGTTGCGACAACAGAGAAGGTTGctgagcaggctgccccttcggcaACAGAAGAGATCGTCAGTGTCCCCAAGATGCAAGAAAATGTCCCTGTCGTAAcagaagaaaaggctgagaatcttatcccctctgtgacagaaggaaaagttccgGTTGCGACAACAGAGAAGGTTGctgagcaggctgccccttcggcgACAGAAGAGATCGTCAGTGTCCCCAAGATGCAAGAAAATGTCCCTGTCGTAAcagaagaaaaggctgagaatcttatcccctctgtgacagaaggaaaagttccgGTTGCGACAACAGAGAAG GTTGctgagcaggctgccccttcggcaACAGAAGAGATCGTCAGTGTCCCCAAGATGCAAGAAAATGTCCCTGTCGTAAcagaagaaaaggctgagaatcttatcccctctgtgacagaaggaaaagttccgGTTGCGACAACAGAGAAGGTTGctgagcaggctgccccttcggcaACAGAAGAGATCGTCAGTGTCCCCAAGATGCAAGAAAATGTCCCTGTCGTAAcagaagaaaaggctgagaatcttatcccctctgtgacagaaggaaaagttccgGTTGCGACAACAGAGAAGGTTGctgagcaggctgccccttcggcaACAGAAGAGATCGTCAGTGTCCCCAAGATGCAAGAAAATGTCCCTGTCGTAAcagaagaaaaggctgagaatcttatcccctctgtgacagaaggaaaagtgccggtagtccctcaacaggagaTTGTTGACAAGGTTGCCCCTTcggcgacagaagaaaaagttcctgttgtggtAAAAGAGAAAGtcattgaacaggctgccccacaagaaagggttattgaaaaggTTCCCCCTGcggcgacagaagaaaaagttcctgtcgCGGTCAAAGAGAAAGTTAGTGAACAGGCAGCCCCTTCGGggacagaagagattgtcactgttcccaaagagcaagaacaagtccctgttgtaacagaggaaaaggtcgTTGAATAG